From the genome of Salvelinus namaycush isolate Seneca chromosome 1, SaNama_1.0, whole genome shotgun sequence:
CCATTGCTTTTCAGGACAGTGTACCATAATCTAATATTTCATGAGGGCTATATACAACACTACCAACACTATATGGAGTAGAACCAAACACACTGTCCCCCATTATCAAGGCAATCTTACAACTcatggtttaaaataacaagccTTGGTGGATTTAATATACATACACATAAGGCAGACAAAAAAAATTAAACCTCATGCAGATCATTAACAtgaacatgtctgttgtgtttaattaatataataaaatatatcATTTCTGTACAGCTCTATCAGTCCTTGGGGTTAGTGATAAAAACACACAGCGTCTGGTCTTGAAGGCCTAAGAGAAAACAGCAGTCCAGATACTGTACTCTCAGAGGACCGAGAGGTCATGGCAGGACTTGGACTTCTGTCTGAAGGCCATCTTCTTGTTCTTCCGGGCCACCATACGGCCCAGGAAACGCTTGGCCTTCTTGCCAATGCTCTCGCGTCGTTTGCAGTTGGCCATACGGCGAGCATTCTCCTCCTTGCTGTCTTTGCGCAGTCGGATCTGCCGGACGATGCCCTCGAACAGGTCCCTGACGTTGTGGTGGAGATTGGCTGAGGTCTCGATGAACTTGCAGTCAAACACCACAGCGCAGGCGCTGCCCTCTGCAAAAAAAAAGAGGGGAGGCGCAGGTGAGAATCTATAGTGTTCCCTGGGGACAGTGACTTCACCCTCACCATTATGCCTTTGCATAACACCTTGATACTAGCTTTAACATTCTAAAATAAGTAGCACTATGCAAATACAGAGATGCCTTGGACAGAAGAGATCACCGTCACTTACCATCCACAGAGACTTCTCTGGACCGCACCAGGTCGCTCTTATTGCCCACAAGGATGATGGGAATGTTTTCAGACTGGCGAGCTCTGCGTAGCTGGATGCGTAGCTCTGACGCCTTCTCAAAGCTGGACTTGTCTGTCACTGAGTAGACGATGATGTAGGCGTCACCTATCCTCATGCACTGTTCCTTCAGCCACTGACTGTTATCCTGTAGGCGAAGAGAAATAGAATTAGATTAGCTACATTGCTTGTCTAATCAAAAGCTACAGGTGCTCAAATAAACATTATTATAGTGATATATGATATTATACACCAGCATTAGAGCACTACACATTACATCAAATGATATGCTATGACTAAGACCAATTTTACTGAGGGTCAAACTGAAATTGCATAATTTGCATTATATGCCTCACCTGTTCCCAAATGTCGTACAACAAGATGGACGCCTCCTCCTCGTCCACCTCGATCGATCTGTCATATGTGTTTCCTGAAACAAAAGCAAGCAGACAGATAAATACTCCTGGCCAAAATTCTATAAACCCACTATCGAGTGTGATGTCTCACTCACTATTGCCCATTTATATTGCCCATTTCATGATGCCTTTAGCTTATTAACCTATATCAGCTTATTAACCTATATCTGTGATGGGTACTACTGTGCATTACTGTCTCCTTCCCTCAGTCATTGATTTTCATATCTCCCATCCACTATCTCTGTGGCTGTATATGTCAACAGCAGTACTTTTGATATATGTGGCGCCTTACTGACTGGATGGAAATAGCAATAATCAATGTACTTCAACTTGTGTGCCAAGATGATATCGAAACCAATCCTATATTTACTTAGTTTGGAGCCTATGTACATTAGCTCTAATGGGGTGCTGAGAACAGCCACAGTCAAACAGTTATTTTCTTTGTTTAAAAAAAGTATTGCTTTTTGGTGCATTCTCAATGCTATATaaacttcaacaccatcatcttCAGTAACCGTCatcagacacacacctgtctcgtCGCAGTCGTGACCATCCTCGACTCCACCGAAAATTCGTGCCAGGCTAGACTTGCCGACACCCTGCTCGCCGAGGAGAACCACCTTGTACACATGTCCCTCCGAGTCGCTGCCGGAGGAGATAACGGAATCGGACGAGTCCGATACACAGCTGTCTCGGTGAGGCTCACCGGGGGTGTAGGACGTGCAGCGCATGAGGTTGGACAGCTCTCCAGTTTGCACCTTGCGCATCTCGCGGTCGTCCACTGGCATGCTTCTTCTGTGCAGGTTCTGCAGGTGCATGGGAAACGGCATGCTCCCTCTCCTTTTGTCCATGTTCCGCAATTTGTCACCTTTGTTCAAAGTCATGATTTTTTTGTCTGTGAAATAGATGCGCTCTTTAGTAAGATTCTGCTGTTAACATGAAAAGCAACTAGCTCTGACAAAGAATGCATTTCTCATCACTACGCCTagatgttgatttaaaaaaaatcctttaTTAGGCCACAGTTTATATGAACTTTTGTGTCATATTtatttgaacaaattaatttaagACAATCATGTGCCTGTATCCTATAATATTAATTACGGTTTGATGGAGCATTGAGCAATGTTAACATTTAAGTTGAACTCAAATTATTTGAAACAGCCATAGCCTAATTAATGTATTATCACGACTGCAAAATCATTCAATTCCATAAGCAAACTTACATTTGATGTGCGTCTGCTGTATTCCAAAATCCTGAATCAGACAATCCACTTGTGATCTATCCTTTCGTTAGCGTGGTCACTCAGTGAAGGGAAGTTTCTGTTTGATCCAGTGAACGGTACGGATCCCCATATTTATCTAGTTGCCGAGCGAGTTACGTCACCATGAGGTTTGCCTCTGAGAGTCACGTCTCTTCTCATTATAGTGGTACGTAACATCATGccaggaagggaggagaggaagtgagGAGCGCTCCACAAAAACGTGATTGGAAATGATGCGCGGGCGGGCAGAGGGATTCTCCCTTCCTGCAATGCAATGCCATCATGCCAGTGATGTAATTATTTTGCAGAGTAATTCGGCCATTTACTCTCAATAAGTTATAGCCTACCTGCGTTGAAGGGGTAGGCTAACTAGCATAGTTTTAACACCAGTTGGCCCAGAGCCATGGAGAGTTGACCTGACACGGCCTCCGTGCTTTGTGATGGCGCGCGCCACAATGTATATGGACAGGTGAGGTGTTCCCAGCCATTCGCAAGGTTTACCATAGTCAATCAATACTTTTAAATAACACGATTTGTTTGTAATTGATAAATGATCTGACACAAATTGTCAGTGGATTAGCCAAGAGCATCTGAGACGTCAAGCATTTCCAATAGATGCTTCTCAGCATTTCGGCCCATAGGTCGCGTAGCCTTGGTGACACGAGTTGTGAATGAGGCTAATGTGAAAAAAAGTGGCTGTTCACCACAGAAATAGGACACATTATTACTTAAAACGACGCCTAGACATATCACTGGGGCCACATGTATCCCAAAGGACTCAGCAGGCGACAGGAAAGAAAGACCATGAAAGAAAACCATTGCGATCCAAAATAATGATGATTTCACCTGCATCAGTCTGATTGAGGTTAGTTAACCTAGTCTGTAGTCGCCATCTGTTGGTGGTTATGTGAAATGCACAATGTTATAGTAGGCTGCTGGGACTGCAAGGTCTGTCTTTTACAATTCTGCTTCCTGAGAAGGAGAGAAGACCAGTGACAAACGAAGTATTACTAGCTTACTTCATTATTATCTCTGGCAAGTTGGCAAGCCTCATTCCCCATGATTGGAGACAATGCTCAATGCATAAAGTCATTGGGTGGTGTATTGGTGGACAGACTAATGTTAAACGCCTTCTCAAGTGACATTAACTGTCACACAGTTCCCAAAGGTTTTCAGTTGAATAGCACAATGTTTCCAAAAACATGTATTGGTCAGATCTTTCCATTGATTGATGTTTTTCTTTGTTGTCAGGGCTTCTTTTGGTGCTCTATGAAACGTGTTTGACTCACTGGATTGCTCTGACTCAGTGGTAGCTTGTACTTTTTATCTTCTGTCTCCATCACTCACATACACATGCAGAACAGTGGAGATGGAGATGTTTTTCTCCATTCTTATAAACAAAGTCCACATTAAGCTACCAGCTGTTTTGTCCTCAGTGACTCACACGTTATACTGGGTTGCTCCTGTAGTTTCATAAGTATAACATTTTAAACATTGAATAATAGATCAGTCAGTGTTTACGTAGCCTACAGAAGCCTGCTGAGTGGTCTGAGTGGTGTTCACTGATTGTGGGCTATATAAGTATGAACACCTCAGCGGGAGAACCCAGGGTGTAGGCTGTTGTTATTTACAGAAATagatttgcatatttccgttaggaaACGCATACTCTGTGaaagtgcgcgtgtgcaatatcacaattcgcctttgcactcctaCAACAcaattcgcctttgcactcctaAACCACGCACTCCTAAATACCACATCTTAGTCCACTCTGCTCGAAACAGgaaacagattctagttttgggaacagaaatctgtattgagatcaaatgtttcatcgatgagaaaattctcggccaaaatccatctcgttccatcttctcccacggCCAGCACTGGGTTTACCCTaccaccatatttggtagtgagtagAAACGCCAAGCGGAttcttcacatttatacatccggtgaaatatctgtctcattgttctatctgcgCTACAACGGTGGATATTGCGCGTATGCCTGCCGCTAACTCTAGCAGGATTGTAAACTGCGCGTCCATGTCGCACGTGGCTGGCTAGTCCAACGCCGAACTCTTCATTGAAACAATGCTGAAACTTCAAACAATGGGCAAGTCGTGGTACATTTTAATTTGTGCTGAAATCGAAATTAAAATAAGCtatcttgcaaattcagcaggctatcGTGTGAAATAGACGTTTAGAAGTGTtgtctttattttattactttgGTGTGGTTATCAATGCACTAGCACATTTTTTCCCTCTCCTATGATAAAATAATTGTATTAAGTTGTACAAAAGTTTTACCTTGCGTGAAGTTTCAAATGCATttgtcattactaaatgtgtaatgtCACCGGTATTTTAACGTTACTATGTTTTAGCACACAAAAAGAGCGCAATCTTTGTGAGAGTGGGGGAATCTGATGTAATTGGTCCTCAACTTGTGGCACAGACACTTCATTCATGATACATATAGttagctctgagttagcctgccctggaacAGGTTAGCTCTGAAGATTTCAGTGACATTTacatttacctggctaaaaggagAGCCACTTTATTGGTATCGGTTGTCACAAGTTGAACTCaagagttgaccaaagttacctgCTAACTCCTCAAATTACATTCCTAGTATAAGACTCTGCAGCCTGGCTCTGGATTTTTCAGGTatttactttaaaaaataaatgctaaAATGGTAATAACACAATAATAACCTATGTCACAAGGAAAAGTCTTATGTACTTAAATGTTCCATAGGGAATGAAGAGGAGTAAGTAAGTAGTCATGCAAGGACTAGTCAGCTCCACTGAGACatgagctgtgttcgaatacccaaactaacatactgtatgctacatactacatactatatactattagttcattttagtatactatAAACGAACAGTAtgctttcagttgagcgtactagctcTTCGCCTGTCTactggaagttgatgctgttgctatgcaaactcttgctagctagttagcttaacaaattactagttagacattttacgacttggggtgtgttcttaaattcaatgtggagtgccagagtgcgctcctAATTTGAGAGCATTGTCAGATCGTCtgtgtaaattcagagcgtttcgctctcggcgTGCACACTGGGCGCTCAGGCCGAAGAGTAGGGTTCATTTGAGCATTCTGACCTTACAACGGCAGTCatgcacccaagctaacgttggctagcttgctagctacttccagaagCAAATGAGACCACGCtcaccattttactcaccctagcagagctggttaggaagttttcatgttatccagagcgttggtgacagtaactgtgctgctggcaacaatttaattacacttttttgcagacatttactgacactggccatattcaacgggtgttgagcgctgGTATAttcattattctgcgctctggtacactcagacggagtgctctgaaatcggagtagatagccagagcgaattttaTGAAAGCACTCGAATGttcatttcctgaagaattgcattatgggccctacaGTACAAAAATAGTGTCCTCTGCgtgtatacttcatattttggcgaatttagtacgacatccgggaacttttggcatactaactatatccatactatgaccaataagcatactacatattcaattcacgtcacaaatagtacggttagtgcggttagtatgagtattcgaacacagctatgCTGTGTATAAGATATCGTCATGTTGCTTTTGTACAATGCTACTCAACCAATGCTGCTTGGATAGGCTACCACAGTCATCTCCAATGCAACTAGGAGACTACTTCAGATCAGGCAGATTGTATCTACAGGAGTCTGAAACAACTCTTCTCTGGTCCCCAATCTGAGACACCACATGTTAGCTGACAATGCATTGGCAATGGTAACCTTCAAATTCAACACCTTAGCCCACCACACTGACCCCCTCCTGACCTCTGATGACCcttcacacaaacacaaagagTTGTTTCAGGTGAACACAAACTAGTGAACTTCTATATGGGTAAATGACTTCAGACAAATTGCTTTGTTGTGTGTATCGGTAACAGCATAGATTTGGTGCTATATTGGTGGAAGGCACTGACAACCCTCAGGGAATTGCAGATGGTCTTTAAATGGGCAAAATGGAACAGCATTGGAAAAGTGTTCTGTTACATTTAGAAGAAACCGTATCACTCATCCATTTTTAATGCACAGCAATGGCAGCAGATTCGAGTGGTAACTGAGAGAAGTCTCCGGGCATAATAACTCCAGAATATTTCAACAACTTCATTTAATTTAGCTTTGTTTCAAACAAACTATATCACACATTTTATTAATCATAGTAGGCTAGTTCTAAATTAACTACTGCATGTATCTCTAAATAACGTAGCATGCAATGTTAAAAGGTATGGTGTACTTTATCCTCAGTGTAACATCTTAAAAGAAGAATAGTTTATTGCCATTGTTTACAGAAAACAGAAATGTGTCTTGTTTTACGTTTCAATTGTCAGGAGATGGCGTCTAGGATCGCTCCCCACCAGATTTTCCCTTTCGACCTGGGATTCAAACCTGCAACCCTTGAGGTTGCTGCTGCCTGAAAAAGGCTACCTGACAAAACCGAACCAGAGACCATTAGATCTTCAGTCTAACGCCCTACTGCGCCAAGGATATCACTCATTAGACAAGGTTTTTCCACCAGGAATGAACAAGTGTTGCGAATTCGGGGGATATTTTCTACCAAGAATGAACATACTCGCCGATGCCGACCCTGTATCGAATCCCGACACTGCTGCTGTATTTAGACttgaatgtttgtttttttgctttCTTTTCCTACTGTGAAAATCTGACAGTAGAAAAGCATTGGGCTTCTTCTGACAATTCTCGCGACTCTTACCCCGTAAATCTGTCATCATCATCCATAACTTTTTAATATGAAAACCTGTTTATTTTCGTCAAACTGCTCTCCCTCGTCAGGATTCAAACTTGTTAAAGGGTAAATGTGTTAAGCCCTATCACCACAGGAGTTCACTCTTGTTTATCTTAATTAAGAGAAAGGGCTTAATCTATACATTTAAGATAATTTTCACACCGAAAACTTAATGTTAGAGAAATTGTTTTGAATGTAAATCAAGGAAGTAATTGAAGCCGTGACAATGACAAATATACTCAAATTGTTTGAAATCAGTGCACATAGCacacaaaaatatgaacgcaacatgtcaaatgttggtcccatgtttcatgagctgaaataaaacccAGAATGTCCATTttcacaaaaagtgtatttctctcaaatgttgtgtacaaatttgtttacatacctgttagtgagcatttctcctttgccaagataatccatccacttgacaagtgtgacatatcaagaagctgattaaacagcatgatcattacaccttgtgcagtgcaccttgtgctggggacaataaaaaagccactctaaaatgtgcagttttgtcagacaacacaataccacagatgtctcaagtttagggagcatgcaattggcatactgactgcaggaatgtccaccagagctgtcgaaaattaaatgttaatttctctaccataagtcgcctgcaacgtcgttttagagaatttggcagtacgtccaaccggcctcacaactgcagaccatgtctaaccacgccagcccaggacctccacatccgggttctacacctgcaggatcgtctgagaccagccacccgtacAGCTTATGAAAACATGGGTTTCCACAACCGAAGAAATTCCGCACAAATtttcagaaaccatctcagggaagctcatctttGTGCTCATCGTCCTCCcaagggtcttgacctgactgcagttcggcattgtTACCGACTTCAgcgggaaaatgctcaccttcgacaCACAGCGTGTATCGCAGCGTGTGGGCAAGGGGTTTgcggatgtcaacgttgtgaacagagtgccccatagtgACGGTggtggttatggtatgggcaggcaggcataaactatggacaactaacacaattgtattttatcgatgacaatttgaatgcatagagataacgtgacaagatcctgcggcccattgtcgtgccattcatccgccgccatcacctcatgtttcagcatgataattcagggtcccatgtcgcaagaatctgtacaccattcctggaagctgaaaatggcccaggtcttccatggcctgcatactcaccagacatgtccccATTTAGCATGtatgggatgctctggatcaatgtgtacgGCAACGTGTTACagttccgccaatatccagcaacttcacacagccattaaagaggagtgggacaacattccacaggccacagcctgatcaactctatgcgaaggagatgtgtcgctctgcatgagacaaatggtggtcaccccagatactgactggttttcagaaCCATGCTCCTACCTTTtctttaaaggtatctgtgaccaacagatgcacatctgtattcttagtcatgtgaaatccataaattagggcccaaagaatttaattaaattgactgatttccttgtaactcagtaaaatctttgaaattgttgttaaaggtatctgtgaccaacagatgcacatctgtattcttagtcatgtgaaatccataaattagggcccaatgaatttatttcaattgactgatttccttgtaactcagtaaaatctttgaaattgttgcatgttgcgtttatgtttttattcagtgtagtttATACAACGGAGCATTCAAAGACTGACATGAATAGATCAAAATCTAATTAGAGCATTCAGATAAGGTATTTTGTGAGTTAATTAATATGAAGGAGAGAATACTGTTGAGTAATAAATACATCAAAAATTATGCTGTATAAGCTTCAAAAATAgtaatatagtaaaaataaacaccACAGAGGGACAAATTGGaattcttaacatatcatacgtttagcAATATCTTAACATGTTCACTTTGCTAATTTGTAATGTATAATATGTTTTGGAAATTCTTAAcatcatacaaattgtaattcatatcatatgaaatggatgatggacattccCAAATAATACATACAATATGAAGTGTAACATATCATATTAAATGGAGTATCTTCGatatacatacagaataatatgaaatgctctgactACAGGTTGGGTCACAGAGAAAGAATGGAGGAGTTGAGGAGAGGATATTTTGTCCAACCGATATTTTCCCTTTCAACCTGTGTTTCAAACCTGCAACTCTCCGTTTTCCAGGCCAAATGTAGAAGAACTCTGGCAAAATTGATTTGCTGCCGaaacccgggatcgaaccagggacaTTCAGATCTTCAGTCTAACGCTCTCCCAACTGAGCTATTTCGGCCACCCTGCATAAATACACCCAAAACACCAATAAGGTGACCCAAAACACTTTCTCATTATTTTTCTAAGGTGTGTGGTTGACAATGCTTCCACCTGCTGGTCCCCTGACAAACTCACACATACTTTTAGTTTGAATTTTTGTTCAAATTTGGCTAACCTTTTACTGACGACAGGTACGAAAATGAGCCTCAGTTGATCGGGAGTCTTCTTGCTAACAGACACAGGCTCTCAATGTGTAGTGGAACTTCTAGAACTACTCAGATAAAATGACCTGTTATTTCATCCGCTGTCCATGACTAAGTGgtagtgaacacatcaaattTGCACTTACCCTTCAGGATGACGCAATATTAATGTGGTCTAACTGACCCATTCATTCTTTATAATTGATATATTATATAAGTTATAGTATTGCTCACAAACACAATTTTAACACATTCTTTGAAAATAAAGTTCTGCTTTTATTTTGTTGAATCATAACTATGTAGGTATCATTTCTATTGCATAAAGGCTTTTAATGTAACATTTTTAATTTGTGTTTTTCCTTCGCAGAATTGTCCACACTTAAAATTacatagcagaggatggtttcgatccatcgacctctgggttatgggcccagcacgcttccgctgcgccactctgctaTCTGGTGATTGGtggaagtcagttgtgaaagacaaattggaattcgtaacatatcatacgtttagTAAAAtcttaacatattgtacattttgctcATTCGTAATGTATAGTACGTTTTGGAAATTCGTAacatcatacgaattgtaattcataacatctcatacgaaatggatgatggacattcccaaataatacatacaatatgaaacgtaacatatcatactaaatggagtatcTTCGatatacatacagaataatatgaaatgctctgactACAGGTTGGGTCACAGAGAAAGAATGGAGGAGTTGAGGAGAGGATATTTTGTCCAACCGATATTTTCCCTTTCAACCTGTGTTTCAAACCTGCAACTCTCCGTTTTCCAGGCCAAATGTAGAAGAACTCTGGCAAAATTGATTTGCTGCCGaaacccgggatcgaaccagggacaTTCAGATCTTCAGTCTAACGCTCTCCCAACTGAGCTATTTCGGCCACCCTGCATAAATACACCCAAAACACCAATAAGGTGACCCAAAACACTTTCTCATTATTTTTCTAAGGTGTGTGGTTGACAATGCTTCCACCTGCTGGTCCCCTGACAAACTCACACATACTTTTAGTTTGAATTTTTGTTCAAATTTGGCTAACCTTTTACTGACGACAGGTACGAAAATGAGCCTCAGTTGATCGGGAGTCTTCTTGCTAACAGACACAGGCTCTCAATGTGTAGTGGAACTTCTAGAACTACTCAGATAAAATGACCTGTTATTTCATCCGCTGTCCATGACTAAGTGgtagtgaacacatcaaattTGCACTTACCCTTCAGGATGACGCAATATTAATGTGGTCTAACTGACCCATTCATTCTTTATAATTGATATATTATATAAGTTATAGTATTGCTCACAAACACAATTTTAACACATTCTTTGAAAATAAAGTTCTGCTTTTATTTTGTTGAATCATAACTATGTAGGTATCATTTCTATTGCATAAAGGCTTTTAATGTAACATTTTTAATTTGTGTTTTTCCTTCGCAGAATTGTCCACACTTAAAATTacatagcagaggatggtttcgatccatcgacctctgggttatgggcccagcacgcttccgctgcgccactctgctaTCTGGTGATTGGtggaagtcagttgtgaaagacaaattggaattcgtaacatatcatacgtttagTAAAAtcttaacatattgtacattttgctcATTCGTAATGTATAGTACGTTTTGGAAATTCGTAacatcatacgaattgtaattcataacatctcatacgaaatggatgatggacattcccaaataatacatacaatatgaaacgtaacatatcatactaaatggagtatcTTCGatatacatacagaataatatgaaatgctctgact
Proteins encoded in this window:
- the LOC120056003 gene encoding GTP-binding protein RAD-like produces the protein MTLNKGDKLRNMDKRRGSMPFPMHLQNLHRRSMPVDDREMRKVQTGELSNLMRCTSYTPGEPHRDSCVSDSSDSVISSGSDSEGHVYKVVLLGEQGVGKSSLARIFGGVEDGHDCDETGNTYDRSIEVDEEEASILLYDIWEQDNSQWLKEQCMRIGDAYIIVYSVTDKSSFEKASELRIQLRRARQSENIPIILVGNKSDLVRSREVSVDEGSACAVVFDCKFIETSANLHHNVRDLFEGIVRQIRLRKDSKEENARRMANCKRRESIGKKAKRFLGRMVARKNKKMAFRQKSKSCHDLSVL